A section of the Synergistaceae bacterium genome encodes:
- a CDS encoding glycine reductase — protein MNDIKKLVGESLAEIIGAAKNGGPKVRVGLMAAGSELGGEELAKGAQLALDMYGNVQPVMIGPRTPNFDDLEWIETDDCEADISAALESALKEKRIDGAVALHFPFPLGVTTIGRVLTPSKGRAMILASTTGTSATTRGEAMLRNAVYGIATAKALGIASPTVGILNVDTAQPVFRALLHLQEKGYDIRFGSSVRKDGGSVLRGNDILAGAVDVCVTDTLTGNVLVKMFSSFNTGGSYEAVGWGYGPSCGEGWMDVVSIISRASGAPVIANALTFTAAAVAGKLPAKVAEELKAARKAGFDEEIVALTPKAQSEGEVVQAPATEPVDEELHGVDVLEIENAVRVLWKMGIYAESAMGCTGPVVKLSAKNAEKGLNILKEHGYL, from the coding sequence ATGAACGACATAAAAAAACTGGTCGGAGAATCTCTTGCTGAAATCATCGGCGCGGCAAAAAATGGCGGACCGAAAGTCAGGGTCGGTCTGATGGCCGCTGGCAGTGAACTGGGCGGAGAGGAACTGGCAAAAGGGGCGCAACTTGCGCTCGATATGTACGGCAATGTTCAGCCTGTCATGATTGGTCCCCGGACGCCGAATTTCGACGATCTGGAGTGGATCGAAACCGACGACTGTGAAGCGGATATTTCAGCGGCCCTGGAAAGCGCCCTCAAAGAGAAGCGGATCGACGGCGCTGTGGCGCTGCATTTCCCCTTTCCCCTGGGGGTTACGACCATCGGGCGGGTTCTGACTCCATCCAAAGGACGGGCGATGATTCTGGCCTCCACCACAGGGACTTCGGCGACGACCCGAGGCGAGGCCATGCTGAGAAACGCCGTCTATGGAATCGCCACGGCGAAGGCTCTGGGAATCGCCAGCCCCACGGTGGGCATCCTGAACGTCGACACGGCCCAGCCCGTTTTCCGCGCCCTGTTGCATTTGCAGGAGAAAGGCTACGACATCCGTTTCGGTTCTTCCGTCCGAAAAGACGGCGGATCGGTTCTGCGGGGAAACGACATTCTGGCCGGAGCGGTGGACGTCTGCGTGACCGACACCCTGACGGGCAACGTCCTGGTGAAGATGTTTTCCTCCTTCAACACGGGAGGGAGCTACGAGGCTGTGGGCTGGGGCTACGGCCCCTCCTGCGGGGAGGGGTGGATGGACGTCGTTTCCATCATCTCCCGTGCATCGGGAGCGCCTGTCATCGCCAACGCCCTGACCTTTACGGCAGCCGCGGTGGCGGGCAAACTGCCGGCGAAGGTGGCCGAGGAACTGAAAGCGGCCAGGAAAGCCGGTTTTGATGAAGAGATTGTGGCTTTGACGCCAAAAGCGCAGAGTGAAGGAGAAGTTGTGCAGGCCCCGGCGACGGAGCCCGTCGATGAGGAGCTGCATGGCGTGGATGTTCTGGAGATCGAGAATGCAGTGAGAGTGTTGTGGAAAATGGGTATTTATGCTGAATCTGCCATGGGTTGTACCGGGCCGGTGGTCAAACTGTCCGCGAAAAACGCGGAGAAAGGCTTGAATATCCTGAAGGAACATGGCTATCTGTAA
- a CDS encoding DUF5940 domain-containing protein, with protein sequence MSSVGIKGYSYCLNHTPELGLHYGSTPFTEHEAKGEGSDYLKAMPKYVQTYDKAMQYAPNQAYIGGITYEEFEAAKTPWIENYLQEATRYGRYGEIMPEDEFLGLIAICDVFDLIWLEKTFAEEVKAKLLKDPVMTETIVARLKGVHEISEIETEIREKKGRPLYFGGKVVGCARNGHEIDDCLFAYVLLENLACKAGGVLALLHLLKNSGVKAEEIDFVIECSEEGAGDMNQRAGGNFAKAVAEIAGCVNASGCDVRGFCAGPVNAVIAGAAQVAAGARKNCVILAGGAVPKLYMNSRDHVKKELPALEDCLGNFAVLLVPDDGTNPVIRLDALGKHSVGAGAAPQAITSALVYDPLTGQGLTFGDVDKYAAELQIPEITLPAGAGDVPHANIKMIAALAVMKKAIEKSGMEAFIKEHGVVGFAHTQGHIPSGVPFIGIACDHIRAGTMKRVMIIGKGSLFLARLTNLADGGSFLIEPSKGGASGGAVSKEDVKALILEALSEIAEKLK encoded by the coding sequence ATGTCGAGCGTTGGAATCAAAGGATATTCTTACTGCCTGAACCATACGCCGGAACTGGGCCTGCACTATGGTTCGACGCCTTTCACGGAGCACGAAGCGAAGGGCGAAGGCAGCGACTATCTGAAAGCTATGCCCAAATACGTACAGACGTACGACAAGGCCATGCAGTACGCTCCAAATCAGGCCTATATCGGTGGAATTACCTACGAAGAATTCGAAGCGGCCAAAACTCCCTGGATCGAAAATTACCTGCAGGAGGCGACTCGTTACGGCAGGTACGGTGAAATTATGCCGGAGGACGAATTTCTCGGTCTGATCGCGATCTGCGACGTTTTCGACCTGATCTGGCTGGAAAAAACTTTTGCCGAAGAGGTCAAGGCGAAACTCCTGAAGGACCCCGTCATGACGGAAACCATCGTGGCCCGTCTCAAGGGAGTCCACGAGATCTCCGAAATCGAGACGGAAATTCGGGAGAAGAAAGGGAGACCGCTTTATTTTGGCGGAAAAGTCGTGGGCTGCGCCCGTAACGGTCATGAGATCGACGACTGTCTTTTCGCCTATGTTCTGCTGGAAAACCTGGCCTGCAAGGCGGGCGGCGTCCTGGCTCTTCTGCATTTGCTGAAAAACAGCGGCGTGAAAGCGGAGGAGATCGATTTCGTTATCGAGTGTTCCGAAGAAGGCGCCGGTGACATGAACCAGCGCGCCGGAGGCAATTTTGCCAAGGCCGTGGCGGAAATCGCCGGCTGCGTCAACGCTTCCGGCTGCGACGTGCGCGGATTTTGCGCCGGGCCCGTCAACGCCGTCATCGCGGGGGCCGCGCAGGTCGCGGCGGGAGCCAGGAAAAACTGCGTCATCCTGGCGGGAGGCGCCGTCCCCAAGCTCTATATGAACAGTCGGGATCACGTCAAAAAAGAACTTCCCGCTCTGGAGGACTGTCTTGGGAATTTTGCGGTGCTGCTGGTCCCGGACGACGGAACCAACCCCGTCATTCGCCTTGACGCGCTGGGAAAACACTCCGTCGGGGCCGGAGCCGCCCCCCAGGCCATTACCTCCGCTCTGGTTTATGATCCGCTGACAGGGCAGGGATTGACCTTCGGCGATGTGGATAAATACGCGGCCGAACTTCAGATTCCCGAAATCACCCTTCCCGCCGGAGCCGGCGACGTTCCCCACGCGAACATCAAAATGATCGCGGCGCTGGCGGTCATGAAGAAAGCCATCGAAAAGAGCGGCATGGAGGCGTTTATAAAAGAACATGGCGTCGTCGGTTTCGCTCACACCCAGGGACATATTCCCTCGGGAGTTCCCTTCATCGGTATCGCCTGTGACCACATTCGGGCCGGAACCATGAAACGCGTCATGATTATCGGTAAGGGCAGCCTTTTCCTGGCGCGCCTGACCAATCTCGCCGATGGCGGTTCCTTCCTTATCGAACCTTCAAAGGGAGGCGCTTCGGGAGGAGCCGTAAGCAAAGAGGACGTCAAAGCCCTGATCCTGGAGGCCCTTTCTGAAATCGCCGAGAAACTGAAATAA